CCTTCTCAGAAGGCTGGCATGAGGCCATTAAGAAATACGTGGAAGACACCGGCAGCATGTTCAATCTTGCCACTGATATGGCAAGACAGACCGCACAGGCCATGCAGTCCGCCTTCCAGAACTTTTTCTTCGACATGTTTCAGGGGAAGATTACCAGCATGAAAGACCTTCTGCGGGGGCTTCTGACCTTTGCCCAGCAGGTGGCGTCCAACATCCTTGCAAGCATGGCGACTACGAAGATAATGTCTTGGGTGGGTTCAGCCGCTACTTCTATTCCTGCAGGGGCAATAGGTTCAGCCGCAGGCGGTGGATTTGTAATGGAGAAAACAGCAAGGTTATCCAGTGAAACTGAGAAGGTCACGGTCAACATCGTCAATTCCGGCAATACTGAAAGGCCTGATGTCTCATACAGAAGGAGCGACATTGAAGGGCTGGTATTGGATATTATATACCGGGATTACAATCGCAATGGCATGATGAGAAATCTGGGGACAACATAAAATGGCAGACTATCCCTCAAGCCTGTTAATTGAGTTCCCCTTTGATGAGTCCACTCCTGACTATGGTGTTATCCGCACAGAGATGGAAATGGGCTACGTCCAGACCAGGGCAAGGACTACGATCGCTCCACGGGGATATAAGTTTTCTCATAGGAATCTTACCGCTTCCGAGATCTCGACATGGCTTACCTTCTGGAATGCAAGAAAAGGCGGAGGGGAGTCCTTTAACTTCACGGATCCACGGACCAGCGCCACGGTATCTTGCAGGTTTAAGCAGGCACAGTCGGTGATCCGGAGAACAGGGCCGGTAACTTATGACATAGATGTTGAGCTTGAAGAGGCACTTTAACGTTAATAAAAGGGAGATTTATGAAGGCAATCAAGTTTGAGTTGAAGGAATTGGAAACAAAAGAAGGTAAGAACTTCCGGTATCGGGATGTTCTGGAGGTAATTGTCAAGACCCCTCAGGATAAGCAGGGGATACTTATTGCCGAGATGAGGAGCCTCATCAAGATACTGGATAAGCTTGAGGCCGCAAACGGCTCGATGCTTCTCTCATCCGATGAGTGGAACATTTTAAAATCCCGGGCCGGTGTCTTCCCATGGGGGATGGTATCAAGGGAAATCGTCCAGTTTGTGGATGACCTTGAAGGGGCTAAAGAGATTGAACTGACAGAGGCATCGTGAAGATAATCAATGCGAATCTCATTACAGAGAAAAACAAGCTCTCAACGTCTTCCGTCTGGCTGACGCTCCTCCAGGTTGAAGTATCAGACACAACCACTATTTACTTGGTCCCGAATCCCCAGTCAGTGACTTTTGACGGACATACTTATAATCCCTTTCCCTGCAAGATTGAGCCGGTGCGCTCTGATGCAAAAGGCGGCCTAAATGAGGTTGTGGTATCCGTCTCAAATGTCACACGGGAGATCAGCGCCTATGTTGAGGCAAATGATTTACGGGGCAGAACAGTTCGGTTGATAGGCGTAAACAGCGCAAACCTCTCAGACCCTACGGCTAAGGTCTTTGATGAAGAATATATCATCACGGAAATAGACATAACAGAGCAGCTTGTAAACTTCCGGCTTGGGCATGTAAGGTTCCTGCAGCAGAATTTCCCGGGAAGCCGGTTTTTCCGGGATAACTGCCGGTGGGTATATAAATCAACAGAATGCGGATATTCCGGAGGAATGACATCCTGCGACAAGATACTTGAAGACTCAAACGGTTGCAGGGCGCACGGAAATCAGTCCCGGTTTGGCGGCTTTCCGGTGCTGCCGTCTCCACGATATGTTTGATGACCTGATAGGCATACCGTATGTGGAATGCGGTCGGACACTGCAGGGGCTTGACTGCTTTGGACTTGTTTTAATATGTCAGAAGCGACTTGGCATCGAGGCCCCTGACCCTTTTCTCATAGAGCATAAGAAGGCAGTGCCTGAGAACGGCTGGTCAGACTGGATTATCCGGGAGTTTTCCGGCTGGGTGCAAATAAAAAAACCCATATTTGCAGCAGTTATTGTTTTCGCAAATAAGGATGGCATCCCGGATCATGCCGGTGTGATGATAGACGAGCGCCGGTTTATTCACTCAGTGCGAAAGGCAGGGGTAGTGATAGGGCGCCTTGACAGATGTCCATATCCGGTTATAGGAGCATATGAATACAGAAGAGCTTGATACAGGCACAGTTACACTGACTATAATAGAAAATCCCCTTGAAATGGAGCGCACCCGCTCATCTGTAAGCCTTCCTTATGAATGGGAAAAGTCTGTTTATGATGTCCTTCCGGAGAGAGTTTCAGCGCATCCTGACGATTGGGTAATTATCAATGACGGCAGAGAACTCACGATAGACGAGAGCAGGACAGTCCTCCTGCAGGCCGGTGGGGAGGTAATCTGCTATCCGAGGATTAAGGATAAGGTTGTAAAAGGCGCCATCGGTATTGTGTTGATTCTGGCAGGGGTAATTTCTGGGACGCCCTGGCTTACATATGCTGGCGCTACTATGTTTGCAACCGCCATGGTCGAAGGTTTCGTTAGAACGCCCCGACCCAGGGATGGCGACACATCGTCCACATACGGCTTCGGCGGCATCAGAAACGACACCCGGATAGGGTCCCCCATCCCTGTAGTCTATGGAGAACACAGGGTCGGAGGCCATTATATTGAACTCCGGGTGAAGCCCGATATCGCCACTGACAATGACACACTCCGTGCCCTTATTGCAGTTTCAGAGGGTGAGGTTGATAGTGTATCTACTTCATCATCTGAAGTTGAGATAAACGGTCAGGCAGCATCAAACTATAACGGCCAACCTGCAATATCCATACAATCCAACACAGGTACAAACAGTCAGAGCGCCTTTACTCAGGATGGGTTTGGAGACGGCAGCGGCACAACCTACAGTGTTGGTACCGTGATCAGCACATCCTGGCTTACCTA
This is a stretch of genomic DNA from Nitrospirota bacterium. It encodes these proteins:
- a CDS encoding C40 family peptidase; translation: MFDDLIGIPYVECGRTLQGLDCFGLVLICQKRLGIEAPDPFLIEHKKAVPENGWSDWIIREFSGWVQIKKPIFAAVIVFANKDGIPDHAGVMIDERRFIHSVRKAGVVIGRLDRCPYPVIGAYEYRRA